Below is a genomic region from Primulina eburnea isolate SZY01 chromosome 9, ASM2296580v1, whole genome shotgun sequence.
gcacctgcaaaaaatagaaaatcaaataccatatacatttgcagacacaaaattGGTAACTAaattatatatacatgctgtaaaTGACCCTGCTCGAATTCAAATTCCAAATAAACAAATTGAtaaaaaagaatgtggaatatttgttcaccaataaaattatacagaaaaggtCCTTAAaagttttaatatggataaaacaAATCTTTTAAGTATTCCAATGGTTGTTGGATCATCAAACATAGAAAATGATCCATTCCGTTCATGTACAGATGATGAAGTTATTCTTGGTTCAGAAGTATCATATCTAAGTGCTATTGATACTCTTGTGTATCTTGTAAATTGTACAAGACCTGATATATTTTTTGATGTAAATTTATTGGAaagatttagctcatatccaaTAAAGAGACACTGGagcggaattaaacatatattccatTATCTATGaagaacgacagacttgggacttttgtattcaaaagataccaatcaaagtataattggttatgctgatgatGAGtatttatctgatccacacaaggcacattcccaaactggatatgtatttactcgtggagacaatataatttcttggcattcatagaaacaaacactcatgacaaatttatcaaatcacgccgagattattgcactacatgaagcaaatCATGAATGTGTGTgactaaaatcaatgacccaacaaatccaaatctcatgcggattatcattcgacaagAAGCCTGTaacactatatgaagataatgttgCATGTATTAATCAAATGAAAGAATGATACATataaagcgacagaactaaataTATCTcccctaagttcttcgcattcactcAAGAGCATGAGAAGaataaagatattgatattcgttacattcaatcaagtgaaaactcttcagatctcttcacaaagacacttcctacgacaatattcagaaagcatatatataatattgagatacacaatctacgaaatttgtgaagaaaatttgtgaagaatcgtTCGTATTAACACGGGGgagagtttacgtgactgcactcttttttcctatactatggtttttatcctaaTTGATTTTTCTTAGTAAGGTTTTAACGACATAATATAAAAACAcataatgaagacaatcattgtATCATGATCATCCATCACAATGGGAagtgttgaaaataaaagtttgaaatattgaaaattaatcTGTGAACAAAAGTCATCATTCAAAGAACAGGAGAAGCACAAGTAAATTTTAAGTGGAACAttagtcttttttttttatttgtggtCCTACTCCGATTAGTTGGTGAAATTTCCCTATTAATTGAACGACAAAGCCAACTGTGTaagattattttttatatacatGGGCAATATATGTCCATGTgcaaaaaaaatgataaatagGACATAAGGGAAAGATCTCAAGGTTTAGgtacaaataaagaaaaattaagTTACATAGATTGAGTTTACATGTCGAGTCGAGGTTATCtagtaaaataattaagaaaaataagTTCTATGTATGTCAAAACTTTCATATGACTAATTagatattgatccaaattatatatatttcaaaatttgaggtatttttctttaggTTCCATCCTTTTCTATTTAATCATCCTTGTTAATTATTCAATGAGAAATCAAGACACGTaaagttatttttttttattacaacacACGCAGAGTGAGAAACATAAAACTACTTTTAATATAACAAAATAGAGGATATATACTACACCGCACAGGATCTGCATCTATTAATTGGAGTCTCTATggatgtttatatatatatgatcatGTCATCTTCGACATATTTTTCTCTATCTGCGGAACCCAATTTTTCCTCTAAGATCCAAAATCTTTCCAAACAAAATTTACTTTGTTCTAGCTCATGCATGCTAATACATCTGTAAATGAGTGGAGCTAGAATGATTTTGTCTCTTGATCATTTCCAGCATAAGCTGATTCCAGGTATCGATCGGGCCTGGCAAACACCAGTGGATACAATCACTGTAACCCTTCATCCATACATTCCCCCAGTGCTGGCCAGGGTGCCCGTCCGGCCTCATTAGCATAATCTCCGTAACATCCAGTACTTTGAAAACATGATTCCCACTTCCCTTCCCTCCAATTCTTGCAGTTTCGACTTCCTCCATTTGAATTTTCCTGTAATCCAAATCAGGCCCGTTGTTGATGAACTCCTCCTTTCCCACAGGTCCGGTTCTGTTGCAAACCCCGCCAGTATTCCACTCCCCATTCTCGAACTGAGAAGGAGAATACGTCCTCAATATACTAAAAATGTTCCGGCAGTTCATGCAGTCGTTGAGTTCCTTAAACGCGGCCCGAAACGCCATTCTAATGGCAAAATACGGCCCGAGGACAGTCACGTTTGGTGCCTGGCAGTACACACAGCCAATGAGATTCCCATGCTCGTACAAATAGTTCTGTCGGAAAAACCAGTGGGCGCCTGAGAAAATTGCATAATCGACTCCCGGTAGTTTCTCCGACCAGTTGCTGTCTGTTCTATCCAGATGCAAATCAAAACTGCCTGTGGCGGAGCCATTGATCACTCTCTCCGTGGCGGTGACGAGGAACTGAGACCAGAGCACCATTAGAGTGAAGTTATGTTTCTTGAATTCCCATGTTGTGAATCTGTCTTCTGCGTCTTTATATATCTCTTTTGGAATCTCTGCCTGCAAGATTTTCTGATAACTGATACAGCCAGCCCAATGATATAGATATTTCAAATCGAGTTAGAATCGAATATATTTGgaaatatttgaagttgaatttggAGCAACGTGATAGATGAAATCCGGACCTATAATGCCACCTTTCTTTTCAACATATAATGCCACATTTTTCCGTTGGAACTCGATTCtggatttcaaatatattaagaAGCCGACTAACATGTGGAAAGCAACCACAAAAAGCATATTTTTCTCGCTTTCTTTAGACAAAATCAGACGCCATCCTCTATGCATGTTTGTACATTTCAAGTATCAGACCTATTTGTTAACTCATTTTTTGCATTTAACTTGTAACCAAAATGGGATTCATGTGACAATGAAGTGGGATAATACATAACCCGTGGTTGCATATCATTCACGTGATAAGTATCCAACCAACCAATTTGTAACTTGAACTTTAATTAATTCTCATGtaaaaacaatttttattttaataatattttactattttatctaattatgacttttactttatatgtATACCTTGCAAGCAGCATAGGTAAAGTCTTTGAATATACTATAGTTACCATAAGGTCTGTCTCTCGATAGAAGATCATGCAACTCATTATGAAActtactgtatattctaaacagatTCATAATCGATTAAGccgcctaaaataaggataaagatCTCTTGAGTTTGAGACTAACATTTATGATATAAACGTCATGTTTCATTAGCTAGGGCATTGAGATGTCTATTCATATATATGGGTGATCATTTGATGATTCAATAAACAATCCTTTATCGGACcgtccaagtggttatcacttatcgagtagAATATCCCGCAATTATGATTGTACACTATTAGCTCTTTGACCTGAAACAATGTAGAGGCTCTACGCACTAACATGCACTTTGATCTGTATACCGAATCCATTGAGGATCGTCAAGTGATGAGGTTGGGTCTACTTTTGAAATATGTAGGAttcaatgcattgtagtcggggattcactgctCGCTTATGGCTGAAGATATCCtttgtgatctgatgagttaatagtgcaaggaatCTCTTACTAGAgtaagaaatgtgaattttggaaaGGTGTTTCCTTAGTTGCACATATCATGTTATTGTTACTACTCAAAGATATATTatatcgttatcgaattcatttgcAACTTTCGATATACAAATaattgcagattcgatcgggatatatgagttgaagagaccgtactgtatgctaaccataacTTAAGGTTCTTGCAAGAACTATCAGTGATACATATGAGATCATGAGGCGATGATACTAGACGCTCTCACCATGATCCGGTGGATGCAATCATACTTAAGttatgacattcttgatcaaggggttgatgaaaagaatgttACTAATTAGGTTAATCCTGAATAAGAACAAATGTTGTTATGAATCACATGAAGTTGTGCACCCATAGCtagttgtatccctgaaccGTTGAAAGTCACATAAGTATTAGACTTTGTGTTCCCACCGAGATAATCAggttcaatgagttgaatttgattactatagtttgatggaaaTAAAAAAGATTGCTTATAAAGTAGTTTTTAAGTCGATTCCATGTAATGAAATATGTGGAAGTTCGCTTAATAACTAATTAAATGAGAAGAGTGAAACTGTCTGTTCTAGTGAAAGAGTTCACAAAACTAACACCTGCCAAAAATGAATCAGTGGAAAATTTTGTCcttcgaaattttcaaatttcattatgaacaagatttgtacgCTCGATACATCACCGCAGTCTGATATTCGATCgaggttataatgagttcacaagtattatttttttgtaaatttagaatctattaattaaataataatattagtaatgttgataataatttaattatgcaTGATATATTCAAGAATAGAAAATACATACATGAGAGATTTTGAATAATGGAATTACAATGTCTTGATTCAAATAGGATTATtgattttatgaaaaattaaaacttataaatatttcattaaggTTACATGAAATAGCATAATTTTTACAGAAGTTTGTATCTTCTctctgcaaaaaaaaaaaataataattaaaaaataattgacCATCCCATATTTTGGAGAAAAAAATTTCAGCCACCACGCCGCCAATGCAACATAGTCGGATTTCTAAAATTTCGGCGATCCAATCTCGACACAAATTTC
It encodes:
- the LOC140841496 gene encoding xyloglucan O-acetyltransferase 4-like — its product is MHGRKDRDFLHWKWKPYQCELPRFDPQNFLTILQGKTMAFIGDSLARNQMESLLCLLSMAEIPKEIYKDAEDRFTTWEFKKHNFTLMVLWSQFLVTATERVINGSATGSFDLHLDRTDSNWSEKLPGVDYAIFSGAHWFFRQNYLYEHGNLIGCVYCQAPNVTVLGPYFAIRMAFRAAFKELNDCMNCRNIFSILRTYSPSQFENGEWNTGGVCNRTGPVGKEEFINNGPDLDYRKIQMEEVETARIGGKGSGNHVFKVLDVTEIMLMRPDGHPGQHWGNVWMKGYSDCIHWCLPGPIDTWNQLMLEMIKRQNHSSSTHLQMY